One Pararhizobium capsulatum DSM 1112 DNA segment encodes these proteins:
- a CDS encoding GntR family transcriptional regulator: MDESISFPAARDGRDADRAFDAILKEILSGTLPAGMKLNEPDLSRRHGVKRGPLREAMRRLQGRNLVSYTPNAGARIVKHSAEDILQIYQVREGLESMAARLCAEHLTDVQIGDLRVAAAEGPFPEGLRPRNLEDRQSFHQQLVSRCGNAMIARVLDESFFQLLRLWRSNHSWLRHSDENSRADHMRIAEAIFYRDGDSAELLMRNHLRRLRLILVERVRNGNGLD, encoded by the coding sequence ATGGATGAATCGATTTCGTTTCCGGCAGCACGTGACGGCCGCGACGCCGATCGCGCATTTGATGCCATTCTGAAGGAGATCCTCTCTGGCACGCTTCCGGCCGGCATGAAGCTGAACGAACCCGACCTTTCGCGGCGTCACGGGGTCAAACGCGGCCCATTACGCGAGGCAATGAGACGACTTCAGGGCCGCAATCTAGTGAGTTACACGCCGAATGCCGGCGCACGGATCGTCAAGCACTCGGCAGAAGACATCCTCCAAATATATCAGGTTCGCGAAGGACTGGAGAGCATGGCCGCTCGCCTCTGTGCCGAACATCTCACGGACGTGCAGATAGGGGACCTACGTGTCGCCGCCGCTGAGGGTCCCTTTCCCGAGGGACTGCGCCCCCGCAACCTCGAGGATCGCCAGAGTTTCCACCAGCAACTCGTGTCGCGTTGTGGAAATGCGATGATCGCCCGGGTTCTCGATGAAAGTTTCTTTCAGCTTTTGCGATTATGGAGGAGCAACCACTCATGGCTGCGCCATAGCGACGAAAATAGCCGTGCGGATCACATGCGCATCGCGGAGGCGATTTTCTATCGGGACGGAGATAGCGCTGAACTATTGATGCGCAACCATCTACGACGCCTGCGCCTGATCCTTGTCGAGAGGGTGCGAAACGGTAACGGTTTGGATTGA
- a CDS encoding chromate transporter — MPLLVEDQTPPPSLWQLFCACAKISTSSFGGSVSSLIRVEFVVSKRWITEVEFHEKLALSQALPGVNVVNLTLWLGYSLRGTIGALVAVFGTILPPAVLIVTAGSFIHKAADAPLVAQFLAGVAAAALGFSINMGIRAARHALVDVASLLVFTLTVIGAFLHVPLVLIVGAMGPVSIGLAYWRLRHGKR; from the coding sequence TTGCCGCTCCTTGTAGAAGACCAAACTCCGCCACCGAGCCTGTGGCAGCTCTTCTGTGCATGCGCCAAGATTAGCACATCCAGTTTCGGCGGCAGCGTCAGTTCCCTCATCCGAGTCGAGTTCGTCGTCTCGAAGCGGTGGATAACGGAGGTGGAATTTCACGAAAAGCTGGCGCTCTCTCAAGCACTGCCCGGCGTCAATGTCGTGAACCTTACGCTTTGGCTCGGATATAGCCTGCGTGGCACCATCGGCGCTCTCGTCGCGGTGTTCGGAACGATCCTGCCGCCGGCCGTCCTCATCGTGACGGCCGGCTCCTTCATTCATAAAGCCGCCGACGCGCCGCTGGTGGCGCAGTTCCTCGCCGGCGTAGCTGCCGCCGCTCTAGGCTTTTCAATCAACATGGGTATTCGAGCTGCCCGCCATGCGCTCGTTGACGTCGCATCATTACTTGTGTTCACGCTGACGGTGATCGGGGCCTTTTTGCACGTGCCGCTGGTCCTTATCGTCGGGGCCATGGGGCCGGTCAGCATCGGGCTCGCCTATTGGAGGCTACGCCATGGAAAAAGATGA
- a CDS encoding ABC transporter permease, translating into MTTDVLRLPAPHPLLLDKLRRQCGEPVKLVVLLAVIVVLFALIVYPVSLLLKFSLTDKVGAFSPHTIFEAFRQPGMVKASVNTALLALLVTVGANILALPLAWLVARSDMPFKSLIRVGATLAFVIPSFITVIAWIFLASPNAGYLNKAARWLLGIEGPLFNVVSFGGLVFIEVSHLFPLIFFIVSAALSNIDLSQEQAARVLGAGKLRVAATITFPLVAPAIVSGTMLVFLDVISSFGAPAVIGTMANFSVLTTKIYAMISFPPRLELAAAASLPIVLITLFCLALQRRMTGLNRYRTLTGKQGAAGLERLGRLRIPAFLFCVTVIFASGVLPLMALAALSLLKAFGLELVAANLTLRNFEIIANPSRSVFPTVWHSLVLAAATAFICMVVGFLSAWFVERTSASGRGAVTAIIMITYGFPSIAFAVAVLLGYVDVLYGTFTILGIAYVAKMLPVSFVLFRSALKQLSTDLEEVARVLGSGWARTLLHISVPLMKTSAWAAALLVFAVALRELSMSAILTQPTTQIMSTKVMEYIETGAVELAAAMALLIVALSIAALVMLRFITGRSAIELKQ; encoded by the coding sequence ATGACCACGGATGTCCTGCGCCTGCCCGCTCCCCACCCTCTTCTATTGGATAAACTTCGCCGGCAATGCGGCGAACCAGTCAAGCTCGTCGTGCTGCTCGCCGTAATTGTCGTCCTATTCGCCTTGATCGTTTATCCGGTCTCATTGCTCTTGAAATTCAGCCTGACGGACAAGGTGGGGGCATTTTCGCCACACACTATATTCGAAGCCTTCCGTCAGCCGGGTATGGTCAAAGCCAGCGTCAACACCGCGCTGCTTGCCCTTCTCGTAACCGTTGGCGCCAATATACTCGCCCTGCCACTCGCCTGGCTCGTCGCACGCAGCGACATGCCCTTCAAGTCGCTCATCCGCGTCGGCGCGACGCTCGCTTTCGTGATTCCATCCTTCATCACGGTGATCGCCTGGATATTCCTCGCCTCGCCGAACGCAGGATACTTGAACAAGGCAGCCCGCTGGCTCCTCGGTATTGAAGGCCCCCTATTCAACGTGGTGAGCTTCGGCGGGCTGGTCTTCATCGAGGTATCGCACCTCTTCCCGCTGATCTTCTTCATCGTTTCCGCAGCCCTTTCGAACATCGACCTCAGCCAAGAACAGGCAGCACGGGTGCTGGGTGCTGGCAAACTGCGCGTCGCCGCGACCATTACGTTTCCGCTGGTCGCACCTGCCATCGTCTCTGGCACGATGCTAGTCTTCCTCGACGTTATTTCCTCCTTCGGCGCGCCGGCGGTGATCGGTACCATGGCGAATTTTTCGGTGCTGACGACGAAAATCTATGCAATGATTTCTTTCCCCCCGCGGCTGGAACTGGCAGCGGCAGCTTCGCTGCCGATTGTCCTGATCACTCTTTTTTGTCTGGCGTTGCAGCGGCGTATGACAGGCTTGAACCGTTATCGCACGCTTACGGGCAAACAGGGCGCGGCCGGGCTCGAACGTCTAGGCCGCCTGCGCATTCCGGCTTTCCTGTTCTGTGTTACCGTCATCTTCGCCAGCGGGGTACTGCCGCTCATGGCACTTGCCGCGCTTTCGCTGCTCAAGGCTTTTGGCCTGGAGCTGGTTGCTGCCAATCTGACGCTACGCAATTTTGAGATCATCGCTAACCCCAGCAGATCGGTATTCCCGACAGTATGGCACAGCCTCGTGCTCGCGGCAGCGACCGCCTTCATTTGCATGGTCGTCGGGTTTCTTAGCGCCTGGTTTGTCGAGCGGACGTCCGCATCCGGACGCGGCGCCGTCACGGCGATCATTATGATCACCTACGGCTTTCCGTCGATAGCCTTCGCTGTCGCCGTCCTGCTCGGGTACGTCGATGTTTTGTATGGTACCTTTACTATACTCGGAATCGCCTACGTGGCGAAAATGCTACCAGTCTCCTTTGTCCTTTTCCGCTCCGCGCTGAAGCAGCTTTCCACAGACCTGGAAGAAGTGGCGCGGGTGCTCGGATCCGGATGGGCGCGCACCCTCCTGCATATCAGCGTGCCGCTGATGAAGACGAGTGCGTGGGCGGCGGCGCTTCTGGTGTTCGCCGTGGCGCTGCGCGAGTTGTCCATGTCGGCAATCCTGACCCAGCCAACCACGCAGATCATGTCGACGAAGGTCATGGAATATATAGAAACAGGAGCGGTCGAGCTCGCCGCCGCCATGGCGCTCCTCATCGTGGCCCTGAGTATCGCAGCGCTGGTCATGCTGCGCTTTATCACCGGTCGCAGCGCTATCGAGTTGAAACAGTGA
- a CDS encoding chromate transporter gives MEKDESVFLLMTRIAPLSMMTIGGGLSIIGDLQRLSLEYGWFTAEGFNEIFALSRVAPGPATLVVTLIGWHVAGLAGAVAASLAIFLPSSLLTYGVARLWHSNRSAVWTKALAAGLAPIAAGLIISSTGVLLRDAAGQHLAWFVALVIAVLSWKTRSGPLSLLAAGGVLFLILRTILLESP, from the coding sequence ATGGAAAAAGATGAAAGCGTTTTCCTCCTCATGACTCGAATCGCTCCACTGTCCATGATGACCATCGGCGGCGGCTTGAGCATCATCGGCGACCTTCAGCGTCTGAGCCTTGAATATGGATGGTTCACCGCCGAGGGTTTCAATGAGATATTCGCCCTTTCTAGGGTGGCGCCCGGCCCGGCAACGCTGGTCGTGACATTGATCGGCTGGCACGTGGCCGGCCTCGCCGGTGCAGTTGCAGCCTCGCTCGCCATCTTCTTGCCATCGAGCCTGTTGACTTATGGCGTTGCGCGCCTTTGGCACTCCAATCGTTCAGCGGTATGGACAAAGGCGTTGGCTGCGGGGTTGGCGCCAATCGCTGCCGGCCTGATCATCAGCAGCACGGGTGTTCTGCTGCGCGATGCGGCGGGGCAACATCTCGCGTGGTTTGTGGCTCTGGTCATCGCAGTGCTGTCATGGAAGACGCGCTCCGGCCCGCTTTCCCTCCTGGCCGCCGGAGGCGTCCTGTTCCTCATCCTGCGGACTATCCTGCTTGAAAGCCCCTGA
- a CDS encoding nucleotidyltransferase family protein, whose product MKEIELTYRTMFADLASKTFDAQFEADFPLDGRFVSVPVKGKKYWYFEFPTPDGDKRRYVGPELDKEITNRVQAHKDIKDDIRERRRLVGTLKRSGMAGPDRFAGDVTKALADAGLFRLRAVLIGSVAFGCYSGLLGIRLPNSSLQTADADYAQDFAISAEVDDSLPPILEVLQSVDPTFRAVPHQADKARVVAFVNKANYRVEFLTGNRGSDDHIGKPSPMPALGGASAENLRFLDYLIYEPVRTVLLHREGVSVLVPAPERYAVHKLIVASRRLTDAVGRAKRDKDLYQTSLLFEALVETRQQAILVDAFEEAWQRGPSWQEGLRAGLDLLPRPGMAFLARAFGHHPEELMKVLGNIHGTQS is encoded by the coding sequence ATGAAAGAGATCGAACTCACATATCGAACAATGTTCGCTGACCTGGCATCGAAAACGTTCGACGCTCAGTTCGAGGCTGATTTCCCTCTGGATGGCAGGTTCGTGTCTGTTCCCGTCAAGGGCAAGAAATATTGGTATTTCGAGTTCCCCACTCCCGATGGCGACAAACGGCGATACGTTGGCCCTGAACTCGACAAGGAAATCACAAACCGCGTCCAGGCCCATAAGGACATCAAGGACGATATTCGGGAACGCCGGCGGCTCGTGGGGACATTGAAACGGAGTGGCATGGCTGGCCCTGATCGGTTTGCGGGCGACGTAACAAAAGCGCTCGCGGACGCGGGGCTTTTCCGTCTGCGGGCCGTTCTCATCGGCTCGGTGGCTTTCGGCTGCTACTCGGGTCTTCTGGGTATCCGTCTCCCCAACTCTTCACTTCAAACGGCTGATGCGGACTACGCGCAAGACTTCGCGATCTCGGCGGAAGTCGATGATAGCCTGCCGCCCATTCTGGAAGTCCTGCAGTCCGTCGATCCCACATTTCGTGCGGTCCCTCACCAAGCCGACAAAGCGAGAGTGGTAGCATTCGTGAATAAAGCGAACTACCGGGTCGAATTTCTCACAGGAAACCGGGGGTCGGACGATCACATCGGCAAGCCATCGCCTATGCCCGCGCTGGGCGGTGCGTCCGCGGAGAACCTGCGGTTTCTCGATTACCTTATTTACGAGCCGGTGCGAACTGTGCTCCTCCATAGAGAAGGCGTGAGCGTGCTCGTCCCCGCTCCCGAGAGATATGCGGTTCACAAGCTTATCGTGGCGTCCAGGCGGCTCACGGACGCAGTTGGACGGGCAAAGCGAGACAAGGACCTATACCAAACCTCTCTGCTCTTCGAAGCGCTGGTGGAGACCCGCCAGCAGGCCATCCTTGTCGACGCCTTCGAGGAAGCCTGGCAAAGAGGGCCGTCGTGGCAAGAGGGGTTGCGAGCAGGACTTGATTTGTTGCCTCGTCCTGGAATGGCATTCTTGGCGCGCGCTTTTGGTCACCATCCCGAAGAACTCATGAAGGTCTTGGGAAATATCCACGGAACGCAATCCTGA